From the genome of Staphylococcus haemolyticus, one region includes:
- a CDS encoding ornithine cyclodeaminase family protein has translation MLVLNEQDQQSLLDMKEVIDEVANSLKAFSEEKTDTPLRYVLPFNEGNRYLVMPALSDDLKMVGIKTVTFAPDNPKKGKKTITGSVLLSDYETGETLAVLDGSYLTKIRTGAISGVATKYLAREDAKTLCVIGSGDQAQGLIAAVMAVRNIDTIHFSSRTKENAERLAQEVANNYNVSTKVFEEADDAMEEADVVVTATNSNHPVYSHSLHPGVHLNAVGSFKPDMQELPSESMLVANKIVVESVEAAMEETGDLKVPQEEGIITKDSLHGELGDIVAGKVSGREDDKEVTLFKSVGLAIVDIVVANYFYKKAVANKEV, from the coding sequence ATGTTAGTTTTGAATGAACAAGACCAGCAATCATTATTAGACATGAAAGAAGTCATTGATGAAGTTGCGAATTCATTAAAGGCATTTTCAGAAGAGAAGACAGACACACCGTTAAGGTATGTCTTACCATTTAATGAAGGAAATAGATATTTAGTTATGCCAGCATTATCTGATGATCTTAAAATGGTTGGTATTAAAACAGTTACATTTGCGCCAGATAATCCTAAAAAAGGCAAAAAGACAATTACAGGATCAGTGTTATTAAGTGATTATGAAACTGGTGAAACATTAGCTGTATTAGATGGCAGTTATTTAACTAAGATTCGTACAGGTGCTATCTCTGGGGTAGCAACTAAATACTTAGCACGTGAAGATGCTAAAACACTATGTGTTATTGGTTCTGGTGATCAAGCACAAGGACTAATTGCTGCAGTAATGGCAGTTAGAAATATCGATACAATTCACTTTTCGAGTCGTACTAAGGAAAATGCAGAACGTTTAGCTCAAGAAGTAGCTAATAATTATAATGTATCGACGAAAGTCTTTGAAGAAGCGGATGATGCGATGGAAGAGGCTGACGTTGTTGTAACTGCGACAAATTCTAATCATCCGGTATATTCACATTCATTACACCCCGGCGTTCATTTAAACGCAGTAGGCTCATTTAAACCAGATATGCAGGAATTACCATCAGAGTCTATGTTAGTAGCTAATAAAATTGTTGTTGAGTCAGTAGAAGCTGCGATGGAAGAAACTGGCGATTTAAAGGTACCTCAAGAAGAAGGCATTATAACGAAAGATTCATTACATGGAGAATTAGGGGATATCGTAGCTGGTAAAGTTTCAGGACGTGAAGATGATAAGGAAGTAACGCTGTTTAAATCAGTAGGGTTAGCAATTGTAGATATCGTTGTTGCTAATTATTTCTATAAAAAAGCAGTAGCAAATAAAGAAGTATAA
- a CDS encoding NUDIX hydrolase, which produces MKDLKVVYALIQNEEGNVLLVHNTDGGGWSLPGGKVEYGETLVEALKREVREETGLFVEVNDIVSVNEGKSTQMNVHTLFFMFKAEVQDYTTDIQMKDEISTLGWFSIPEADEKLIYYHHSLNAFINNKATYCDEGFVD; this is translated from the coding sequence ATGAAGGATTTAAAAGTAGTATATGCATTGATACAAAATGAAGAGGGAAACGTGTTATTAGTTCATAATACAGATGGTGGCGGATGGTCATTACCAGGTGGCAAAGTTGAATACGGTGAAACTTTAGTTGAAGCGCTAAAGCGTGAAGTTAGAGAAGAAACAGGATTATTCGTTGAAGTTAACGACATAGTAAGTGTTAATGAGGGTAAATCGACACAGATGAATGTTCATACACTTTTTTTCATGTTCAAAGCAGAGGTTCAGGATTATACAACAGACATACAAATGAAAGATGAAATTTCGACATTAGGTTGGTTCTCGATTCCAGAAGCTGATGAAAAGTTAATCTATTATCATCATAGTTTGAATGCGTTTATAAATAATAAGGCTACTTATTGTGATGAGGGTTTCGTGGATTGA
- a CDS encoding GNAT family N-acetyltransferase, whose amino-acid sequence MLRLRQLSYADKDALTKYLQEWYVNGEPIVPSNTDMSRYESFESMVDRLNSTEVDEDWVPTTTLFCFEDEMIVGAVDIRHYLNQRLVNIGGHVGYGVCKSRRGQGIASLMLQEAKAFLKEIGVDKVLMTTNPKNVASQKVIKHSGGYEIESYVKKNGNLVSRFEIPND is encoded by the coding sequence GTGTTACGTTTAAGACAATTGAGTTATGCAGATAAAGATGCTTTAACGAAGTACCTCCAAGAATGGTATGTGAATGGTGAACCAATAGTGCCTTCAAACACTGACATGTCAAGGTATGAATCATTTGAGAGTATGGTAGACCGTCTAAACAGTACTGAAGTTGATGAAGACTGGGTACCGACGACAACATTATTTTGCTTCGAGGATGAGATGATTGTTGGTGCAGTCGATATTCGTCATTACTTGAATCAACGCTTAGTAAACATAGGTGGTCATGTAGGTTACGGAGTGTGTAAGTCACGTAGAGGACAAGGTATTGCTTCGTTGATGCTGCAAGAGGCTAAAGCTTTTCTAAAAGAAATAGGCGTAGATAAAGTGTTAATGACTACAAATCCCAAAAACGTTGCCTCTCAAAAAGTGATCAAACATAGTGGTGGTTATGAAATTGAATCTTACGTTAAAAAGAATGGAAATTTGGTCAGTCGGTTTGAAATTCCTAATGATTGA
- a CDS encoding glycine C-acetyltransferase, with the protein MVQSLHNFLEENIQYLKDNGLYNEIDSIEGANGPEITINGKQYINLSSNNYLGLATNEDLKSAAKHAIDSHGVGAGAVRSINGTLDLHDELEETLAKFKGTEAAIAYQSGFNCNMAAISAVMNKNDAILSDELNHASIIDGCRLSKAKIIRVNHSDMDDLRAKAKEAVESGQYNKVMYITDGVFSMDGDVAKLPEIVEIAEEFGLITYVDDAHGSGVMGKGAGTVKHFGLQDKIDFQIGTLSKAIGVVGGYVAGTKELIDWLKAQSRPFLFSTSLAPGDTKAITEAVKKLMASTELHDQLWDNAKYLKDGLEKLGFNTGESETPITPVIIGDEKETQEFSKRLKDEGVYVKSIVFPTVPRGTGRVRNMPTAAHTKEMLDKAIAAYEKVGKELGTIK; encoded by the coding sequence ATGGTTCAATCACTACACAATTTCTTAGAAGAAAATATTCAATATTTAAAAGATAATGGATTATATAACGAAATCGATTCTATTGAAGGTGCTAATGGTCCAGAAATCACAATCAATGGGAAACAATATATTAACTTATCATCAAACAACTACTTAGGACTGGCGACAAATGAAGATTTAAAATCTGCAGCTAAACATGCTATCGATTCACACGGTGTTGGTGCTGGTGCTGTACGTTCAATCAACGGTACATTAGACCTACACGATGAATTAGAAGAGACTTTAGCTAAATTCAAAGGTACTGAAGCAGCTATCGCTTATCAATCAGGTTTCAACTGTAACATGGCAGCTATTTCAGCAGTAATGAACAAAAACGATGCGATTCTTTCAGATGAATTAAACCATGCTTCAATTATTGATGGTTGTCGTCTATCTAAAGCTAAAATCATCCGTGTTAACCACTCAGATATGGATGACTTAAGAGCTAAAGCAAAAGAAGCTGTAGAATCTGGTCAATATAATAAAGTAATGTACATTACTGATGGTGTATTCAGTATGGATGGAGACGTTGCTAAATTACCAGAAATCGTTGAAATTGCTGAAGAATTCGGTTTAATTACTTATGTTGATGATGCACATGGTTCAGGCGTTATGGGTAAAGGTGCAGGTACGGTTAAACATTTTGGCTTACAAGATAAAATTGACTTCCAAATCGGTACACTTTCTAAAGCTATCGGTGTAGTTGGCGGTTACGTAGCAGGAACTAAAGAATTAATTGATTGGTTAAAAGCTCAATCACGTCCCTTCTTATTCTCAACTTCTTTAGCACCTGGAGATACAAAAGCAATTACAGAAGCTGTGAAAAAATTAATGGCTTCTACTGAATTACACGATCAATTATGGGATAACGCTAAATATTTAAAAGATGGTTTAGAAAAACTCGGATTCAATACTGGTGAATCAGAAACACCAATTACACCAGTTATTATTGGTGATGAAAAAGAAACTCAAGAATTTAGTAAACGTCTTAAAGATGAAGGCGTATATGTAAAATCTATCGTATTCCCAACAGTACCTCGTGGTACAGGTCGTGTAAGAAACATGCCTACAGCAGCACATACAAAAGAAATGTTAGATAAAGCAATTGCTGCTTATGAAAAAGTTGGTAAAGAATTAGGCACTATTAAATAA
- a CDS encoding M20 family metallopeptidase: MLDWFQLASNKENRMIQMRRYMHQYPEPSFEETWTHNYILNQLSHLDCEIESPIGRNGIKATFKGKENGPTVAFRADFDALPVQELNDVPYKSKNDGFMHACGHDGHTAILLGVAEIVHEHRHLLKGNVVFIFQYGEEIMPGGSQEMIDDGCLNGVDKIYGTHLWSGYRTGTIYSRPGAIMASPDEFSVTIKGKGGHGAKPHETIDPIVIMAEFILSAQKIISRTIDPVKEAVLTFGMIQAGSSDSVIPDSAFCKGTVRTFDTELQTHIQNKMDKLLQGLALANDITYDLEYIRGYLPVHNHVNAYEVVKQAANDLHLRFNESELMMIGEDFSHYLKVRPGAFFLTGCGNPDKGITAPHHNPHFDIDESAFKYAASEFLKILEIEQVF; encoded by the coding sequence GTGTTAGATTGGTTTCAATTAGCCAGTAATAAGGAAAATAGAATGATACAGATGCGCCGATATATGCATCAATATCCTGAACCTTCTTTCGAGGAAACTTGGACGCATAATTATATTCTAAATCAGCTCAGTCATCTTGATTGCGAGATCGAATCACCTATTGGCCGTAATGGCATTAAAGCAACGTTTAAAGGAAAAGAAAATGGCCCTACTGTGGCATTTCGCGCTGACTTTGATGCTTTGCCGGTACAAGAACTTAACGATGTACCTTATAAATCTAAAAATGATGGCTTTATGCATGCGTGTGGTCATGACGGACATACAGCTATTTTATTGGGTGTCGCTGAAATTGTACATGAACATCGCCATTTATTAAAAGGAAACGTGGTTTTTATCTTCCAATATGGTGAGGAAATTATGCCTGGTGGTTCTCAAGAAATGATTGATGATGGTTGCTTAAATGGTGTAGACAAAATTTATGGTACACATCTATGGAGTGGTTACCGTACTGGAACAATATATTCAAGACCTGGTGCTATTATGGCATCACCAGATGAATTCTCAGTTACAATCAAAGGTAAAGGTGGTCATGGTGCTAAACCACATGAAACCATTGATCCTATCGTTATTATGGCTGAGTTTATCCTAAGTGCGCAAAAGATCATATCTAGAACAATTGATCCTGTAAAAGAAGCAGTGCTCACATTCGGAATGATTCAAGCGGGATCATCGGATAGTGTTATTCCTGATAGTGCTTTTTGTAAAGGTACTGTGAGAACATTTGACACTGAACTTCAAACTCATATACAAAATAAAATGGATAAGTTATTACAAGGACTTGCGTTAGCAAACGACATAACTTATGACTTGGAATACATTCGTGGTTATTTACCTGTACATAATCATGTAAATGCATATGAAGTTGTTAAACAAGCAGCGAATGATTTACATTTACGTTTTAATGAATCTGAATTAATGATGATTGGTGAGGATTTCTCTCACTATTTAAAAGTACGTCCAGGTGCGTTTTTCTTAACTGGATGTGGTAATCCAGACAAAGGCATAACAGCGCCACATCATAATCCTCACTTTGATATAGATGAGTCTGCATTTAAATATGCGGCTAGTGAGTTTTTAAAAATTTTAGAAATTGAACAAGTATTTTAA
- the tuf gene encoding elongation factor Tu has translation MAKEKFDRSKEHANIGTIGHVDHGKTTLTAAIATVLAKNGDTVAQSYDMIDNAPEEKERGITINTAHIEYQTDKRHYAHVDCPGHADYVKNMITGAAQMDGGILVVSAADGPMPQTREHILLSRNVGVPALVVFLNKVDMVDDEELLELVEMEVRDLLSEYDFPGDDVPVIAGSALKALEGDAQYEEKILELMQAVDDYIPTPERDSDKPFMMPVEDVFSITGRGTVATGRVERGQIKVGEEVEIIGIHDTSKTTVTGVEMFRKLLDYAEAGDNIGALLRGVAREDVQRGQVLAAPGSITPHTKFKADVYVLSKDEGGRHTPFFTNYRPQFYFRTTDVTGVVNLPEGTEMVMPGDNVEMTVELIAPIAIEDGTRFSIREGGRTVGSGVVTEIIE, from the coding sequence ATGGCAAAAGAAAAATTTGATCGCTCAAAAGAACATGCCAATATTGGTACTATCGGTCACGTTGACCATGGTAAAACTACTTTAACAGCTGCTATCGCAACTGTATTAGCTAAAAATGGTGACACTGTAGCACAATCATATGACATGATTGACAACGCTCCAGAAGAAAAAGAACGTGGTATCACAATCAATACTGCACACATCGAGTATCAAACTGACAAACGTCACTATGCTCACGTTGACTGCCCAGGACACGCTGACTATGTTAAAAACATGATTACTGGTGCTGCTCAAATGGACGGCGGTATCTTAGTAGTATCTGCTGCTGACGGTCCAATGCCACAAACTCGTGAACACATTCTTTTATCACGTAACGTTGGTGTACCAGCATTAGTAGTATTCTTAAATAAAGTTGACATGGTTGACGATGAAGAATTATTAGAATTAGTTGAAATGGAAGTACGTGACTTATTATCTGAATACGACTTCCCAGGTGACGATGTACCTGTAATCGCTGGTTCAGCATTAAAAGCTTTAGAAGGCGATGCTCAATACGAAGAAAAAATCTTAGAATTAATGCAAGCAGTTGATGACTACATTCCAACTCCAGAACGTGATTCTGACAAACCATTCATGATGCCAGTTGAGGACGTATTCTCAATCACTGGTCGTGGTACTGTTGCTACAGGCCGTGTTGAACGTGGGCAAATCAAAGTTGGTGAAGAAGTTGAAATCATTGGTATCCATGACACTTCTAAAACAACTGTTACTGGTGTAGAAATGTTCCGTAAATTATTAGACTACGCTGAAGCTGGTGACAACATCGGTGCATTATTACGTGGTGTTGCTCGTGAAGACGTACAACGTGGTCAAGTATTAGCTGCTCCAGGTTCAATCACACCTCACACAAAATTTAAAGCAGACGTATACGTTTTATCTAAAGACGAAGGTGGACGTCACACTCCATTCTTCACAAACTATCGTCCACAATTCTATTTCCGTACTACTGACGTAACTGGTGTTGTTAACTTACCAGAAGGTACTGAAATGGTTATGCCTGGCGACAACGTTGAAATGACAGTAGAATTAATCGCTCCTATCGCGATTGAAGACGGTACTCGTTTCTCAATCCGTGAAGGTGGACGTACTGTAGGATCAGGCGTTGTAACTGAAATCATCGAATAA
- the fusA gene encoding elongation factor G: protein MARDFSLKNTRNIGIMAHIDAGKTTTTERILYYTGRIHKIGETHEGASQMDWMEQEQDRGITITSAATTAQWDGHRVNIIDTPGHVDFTVEVERSLRVLDGAVTVLDAQSGVEPQTETVWRQATTYGVPRIVFVNKMDKLGANFDYSVSTLHDRLDANAAPIQLPIGAEDEFEAIIDLVEMKCFKYTNDLGTEIDEIEIPEDHKERAEEARSNLIEAVAETNDELMEKYLGDEEISVAELKNAIRQATTDVEFYPVLCGTAFKNKGVQLMLNAVIDYLPSPLDVKPIVGHRAENPEEEVIAKPDDSAEFAALAFKVMTDPYVGKLTFFRVYSGTLTSGSYIKNSTKDKRERVGRLLQMHANSRQEIDTVYSGDIAAAVGLKDTGTGDTLCGEKNDIILESMEFPEPVIHLSVEPKSKADQDKMTQALVKLQEEDPTFHAHTDEETGQVIIGGMGELHLDILVDRMKKEFNVECNVGAPMVSYRETFKQSAQVQGKFSRQSGGRGQYGDVHIEFTPNETGAGFEFENSIVGGVVPREYIPSVEAGLKDAMENGVLAGYPLIDVKAKLFDGSYHDVDSSEMAFKIAASLALKEAAKKCDPVILEPMMKVTIEMPEEYMGDIMGDVTARRGRVDGMEPRGNAQVVNAYVPLSEMFGYATSLRSNTQGRGTYTMYFDHYAEVPKSIADDIIKKNKGE from the coding sequence ATGGCTAGAGACTTTTCTTTGAAAAACACTCGTAACATCGGTATCATGGCTCACATTGATGCTGGTAAAACAACTACGACTGAACGTATTCTTTACTATACAGGTCGTATCCACAAAATTGGTGAAACACACGAAGGTGCTTCACAAATGGACTGGATGGAACAAGAACAAGACCGTGGTATTACAATCACATCAGCTGCTACAACAGCTCAATGGGATGGCCACCGTGTAAACATTATCGATACTCCAGGACACGTAGACTTCACTGTTGAGGTTGAACGTTCTTTACGTGTACTTGATGGTGCGGTTACTGTACTTGATGCTCAATCAGGTGTAGAACCTCAAACTGAAACGGTTTGGCGTCAAGCTACAACTTACGGTGTACCTCGTATCGTATTCGTAAACAAAATGGATAAATTAGGCGCTAACTTCGACTATTCTGTAAGTACATTACATGATCGTTTAGATGCTAACGCTGCACCTATCCAATTACCAATTGGTGCCGAAGACGAATTTGAAGCTATCATTGACTTAGTAGAAATGAAATGCTTCAAATATACTAATGACTTAGGTACTGAAATTGACGAAATTGAAATCCCTGAAGATCACAAAGAAAGAGCAGAAGAAGCTCGTTCTAATTTAATCGAAGCAGTTGCAGAAACTAACGATGAATTAATGGAAAAATATCTTGGTGATGAAGAAATTTCAGTAGCAGAATTAAAAAATGCTATTCGTCAAGCAACTACTGACGTAGAATTCTACCCAGTACTTTGCGGTACAGCATTCAAAAACAAAGGTGTTCAATTAATGCTGAACGCAGTAATTGACTACTTACCATCACCTTTAGATGTTAAACCAATCGTAGGCCATCGTGCTGAAAATCCTGAAGAAGAAGTAATTGCTAAACCAGACGATTCAGCTGAATTCGCTGCATTAGCATTCAAAGTTATGACTGACCCTTATGTTGGTAAATTAACTTTCTTCCGTGTATATTCAGGTACTTTAACATCAGGTTCTTACATTAAAAACTCAACTAAAGACAAACGTGAACGTGTAGGTCGTTTATTACAAATGCACGCTAACTCACGTCAAGAAATCGACACTGTTTACTCAGGCGATATCGCTGCTGCAGTTGGTCTTAAAGATACAGGTACTGGTGACACATTATGTGGTGAAAAGAATGACATTATCTTAGAATCAATGGAATTCCCTGAACCAGTTATCCACTTATCAGTAGAACCAAAATCTAAAGCTGACCAAGATAAAATGACTCAAGCTTTAGTTAAATTACAAGAAGAAGACCCTACTTTCCATGCACACACAGATGAAGAAACTGGACAAGTTATCATCGGTGGTATGGGTGAGTTACACTTAGACATCTTAGTTGACCGTATGAAGAAAGAATTCAACGTTGAATGTAATGTAGGTGCCCCAATGGTTTCATATCGTGAAACGTTCAAGCAATCTGCACAAGTTCAAGGTAAATTCTCTCGTCAATCTGGTGGTCGTGGTCAATACGGTGATGTTCACATTGAATTCACACCAAACGAAACTGGCGCAGGTTTCGAATTCGAAAACTCTATCGTTGGTGGTGTAGTTCCTCGTGAATACATTCCATCAGTTGAAGCTGGTCTTAAAGATGCTATGGAAAACGGTGTATTAGCTGGTTATCCATTAATCGATGTTAAAGCAAAATTATTTGATGGTTCATACCATGATGTCGATTCATCTGAAATGGCCTTCAAAATTGCTGCATCATTAGCACTTAAAGAAGCTGCTAAAAAATGTGATCCAGTTATCTTAGAACCAATGATGAAAGTAACAATCGAAATGCCTGAAGAATACATGGGTGATATCATGGGTGACGTAACAGCTCGTCGTGGACGTGTTGATGGTATGGAACCTCGTGGTAATGCACAAGTTGTTAACGCTTATGTACCACTTTCAGAAATGTTCGGTTACGCAACTTCATTACGTTCTAACACTCAAGGTCGCGGTACTTACACTATGTACTTCGATCACTATGCAGAAGTTCCAAAATCAATTGCTGATGATATCATCAAAAAAAATAAAGGTGAATAA
- the rpsG gene encoding 30S ribosomal protein S7: MPRKGSVPKRDVLPDPIHNSKLVTKLINKIMLDGKRGTAQRILYSAFDLVEQRSGRDALEVFEEAINNIMPVLEVKARRVGGSNYQVPVEVRPERRTTLGLRWLVNYARLRGEKTMEDRLANEILDAANNTGGAVKKREDTHKMAEANKAFAHYRW, translated from the coding sequence ATGCCTCGTAAAGGATCAGTACCTAAAAGAGACGTATTACCAGATCCAATTCATAACTCTAAATTAGTTACAAAATTGATCAACAAAATCATGTTAGATGGTAAACGCGGAACAGCACAAAGAATTCTTTATTCAGCATTTGACCTTGTAGAACAACGCAGTGGTCGTGATGCTTTAGAAGTATTTGAAGAAGCAATTAACAACATTATGCCAGTATTAGAAGTAAAAGCTCGTCGTGTGGGTGGTTCAAACTACCAAGTACCAGTTGAGGTTCGCCCAGAACGTCGTACTACTCTAGGATTACGTTGGTTAGTTAACTACGCTCGTCTTCGTGGTGAAAAAACTATGGAAGATCGTTTAGCTAACGAAATCTTAGATGCTGCTAATAATACAGGTGGTGCCGTTAAGAAACGTGAGGACACTCACAAAATGGCTGAAGCGAACAAAGCATTCGCTCACTACCGCTGGTAA
- the rpsL gene encoding 30S ribosomal protein S12: protein MPTINQLVRKPRQSKSKKSDSPALNRGFNSKKKQFTNLNSPQKRGVCTRVGTMTPKKPNSALRKYARVRLSNNIEINAYIPGIGHNLQEHSVVLVRGGRVKDLPGVRYHIVRGALDTSGVDGRRQGRSLYGTKKPKN from the coding sequence ATGCCAACTATTAACCAATTAGTACGTAAACCTAGACAAAGCAAATCTAAAAAATCAGATTCACCAGCTTTAAACAGAGGTTTTAATAGTAAAAAGAAACAATTTACTAACTTAAATTCACCTCAAAAACGTGGTGTTTGTACTCGTGTAGGTACTATGACACCTAAAAAACCTAACTCAGCGTTACGTAAATATGCACGTGTGCGTTTATCAAACAATATTGAAATCAACGCATACATCCCTGGTATCGGCCATAACTTACAAGAACACAGTGTAGTACTTGTACGTGGTGGACGTGTAAAAGACTTACCTGGTGTGCGTTACCACATCGTACGTGGTGCACTTGATACTTCAGGTGTTGACGGACGTAGACAAGGCCGTTCATTATACGGAACTAAAAAACCTAAAAATTAA
- a CDS encoding ribosomal L7Ae/L30e/S12e/Gadd45 family protein, with protein MSNEKVARFNKQHYVVGLKETLKALNRDQVASLIIAQDVEVHLLARVFSLINHKNIPITYFQSKHALGSYVGINVNATIVALLNEN; from the coding sequence ATGTCTAATGAAAAAGTTGCACGCTTTAACAAACAACACTATGTAGTTGGTCTTAAAGAAACGCTTAAAGCGTTAAATAGAGATCAAGTTGCATCTTTGATTATTGCTCAAGACGTTGAGGTACATTTGTTAGCTCGCGTATTTAGTTTAATCAATCATAAAAATATACCTATTACTTATTTTCAAAGCAAGCATGCTTTAGGTAGTTATGTAGGTATTAACGTTAATGCGACTATTGTTGCGTTATTGAATGAGAATTAG